From Carya illinoinensis cultivar Pawnee chromosome 5, C.illinoinensisPawnee_v1, whole genome shotgun sequence, one genomic window encodes:
- the LOC122309611 gene encoding uncharacterized protein LOC122309611, whose translation MGRKPHLIRSNASPESCMAPSESSSIVNDFVMESPTCWCGLKTPLKTSHTKKNPGRRFFACPNYNTGDARCEFFVWLDILTLLEENFRVRENKASCCWEDVLQRDYDVRKREEKVRDAVKNLKKQKQKLLMMYWVLTFVVVFAWFG comes from the exons ATGG GGAGGAAACCCCACTTGATCCGGTCCAACGCTAGTCCAG AATCATGCATGGCACCATCCGAATCATCATCTATAGTTAATGATTTTGTGATGGAGTCACCAACTTGTTGGTGTGGTTTAAAAACACCACTAAAAACATCCCACACCAAAAAAAATCCCGGAAGGAGGTTTTTTGCATGCCCAAATTATAATACG GGAGATGCTCGGTGTGAATTTTTCGTTTGGTTGGATATACTAACTCTACTAGAGGAGAATTTTCGTGTCAGAGAGAATAAGGCTTCTTGTTGCTGGGAGGACGTATTACAGCGCGACTATGACGTTaggaaaagggaagaaaaagtcCGAGACGCTGTGAAGAATCtgaaaaaacagaaacaaaagttACTAATGATGTACTGGGTTTTGACATTTGTAGTTGTCTTTGCTTGGTTTGGATAA